AGCCCGCCCGCTGTGAGGGTGCTGCAGGTTGTACCAGTCGACGTAAGCGCGGTACCACTGCCGGGCATGGACGATGCTTTCGAAGCGCCCGGGATAGTCGGGCTGGTACTTGCTGGTCTTGAACTGGCTTTCGCTGAACGGGTTGTCATTACTCACCCGCGGGCGGCTATGGCTACACGTCACCCCCAGCTCTCCCATGAGGTCCAGGTAGCTGCGGGCGATCATCGGCGAGCCTCGATCCTGGTGGAGCGTCAGCGCTCCCTGCGGGATTCCGTAGCGATCCACGGCCTCCTGGAAGAGCTGCTGAGCCAAGGCGGCATTCTCCTTGTGGGAGACCATCCAGGCCACGATGAAGCGGCTTTACAGGTCCAGCACCACGTAGAGAGTGAGATAGACGCCGCGGCGCCGCGTGGGCAATTTGCTGATGTCCCACGTCCACGCCTCATTGGCGGCCCTTGCCGTGATCCGTGGTATGGCATGGTGCTGAGGCGCACGTTGAGGGCGGCGATCACCGCTTTCCTTGGCCTCACGCAGCTGCCGGTACCAGGTGCTGAGCGAGCCGAGATAGATCCCTTGCTGCAGCAGGTCGTGGTAGATCTCATACACCGGCTGATCCCGGTAGGGCTCGCTGTGCGCGATCTCAAGCAGCTGCGCGCGCTCCTCGGCCGATAGCGCTCTGGGTTGCGGACAGTGCCGGCGCGACGTAGAGGCCCCGGTAGACGGCGCATGGCGGCGTTTTCGCCAGGCGTACACTGTGCTGCGGTTGATGCCCAAGGCTCGACAGGCCATGGCCAGCGGGAGCTGCGCCGGGCGCTCGTCGAGCACCGTGATCATGGTTCGCTCCCAGTGTTCATGCGATCGAGCATCGATAACGCTTTTTTTGGAGCGACAGGCAATCTTCGGCGGTCGAGAGCCTCTGCTGAAGACGGGCGTTCTCACGCTCCAGTGCCTCGATGCGCTTCTGCTCCGGGGTCTTGCTCGGGGTCGGCCCCGGGGCGGTCTTGTGGAGCTTCTCCACGCCGTTCTCGGCAAGCTCTTGGCGCCAGGTGGTCAGCTGGCTGCTGTACAGCTTTTCGCGGCGCAACAGCTCGCCGAGTTCGCCATGCCGGCAGGCATCGGCTTCAGCCAGGATGCGCAGCTTGTACTCGGTCGAGAACTGACGACGTGTGCGCTTCTCGAGCTTGGGATTCGGCGTGACCTGATGGTCGGGCAGCTCGGTTGGCGGTTTAGGCATGATACGGGCTCCTGAACCTCGGGCTCTGATAGTGAGCTTGACTCACTGAGCCGGTGTATGGATTCAGGTTGACACACAGGGATCTGGGGTCCCGGCGATCCTTTCAGCCGCGAGATCCCGGACGCGATCGGTTCGGGCCGCTTCGCATTCGTCAACCAGGGCGATTATCCCTTCTCCACGTGCCATGTCGACAACGTGGTGGAAGCGATACGCTTGACGCTGGACCACGGAACCGGTGGGTGGGCCTACTTTGTCAACGACCTCGAAACGACAACCTTTCGCGACTTCATCGCAAAGCTGGCGGCGTTGCAGGGCTTATCCATCGACAAGGTGCGCTCCATATCCTACCGCCTTGCGTTCACCCTCGGCCGGCTCATGGAAATAGGTGCTGCCTTGGTTCGATCCGATGATGATCCGCCGCTAACGCGCTCTATGATCCGAATGATTGGCCGCGAGATGACGACCAGCGATGCGGCCGCGCGCCGCGATCTGGGCTATGTCGACAAGGTTTCGCGTGCCGACGGATTGGCGACGTACCGCGTTTGAATCAAAAGAAGGTGCTTGAGAGCCATGCAACATAACTTAGGCGTTATGCTCTCTCTCAGCCTGCTCTGTCGGATAATAACGCTTGACGTCAATAACGCTCTGCGTTACCATTTCCCTATGATCATATCGTTCAAGTGTAAGGATACAGAGAAGCTGGCAAGCGGACGCCGAGTCAGACGCTTCGTCAACTTTGAGCGAGTTGCCCTGAGGAAAATTCGGCAACTCCAGGCTGCAAGCCAGTTGGATGATCTTAGAGTACCGCCCGGGAATATGTTGGAGCCATTGCCTGGTGATCGCCAGGGTCAACACAGCATCCGAATCAACAGGCAGTTCCGGGTTTGCTTCCGATGGACCAAGGCTGGTGCGGAAGACGTCGAAATTGTTGATTACCATTAGGAGGTAACTCATGCGCAACATTGAAGCTGTAACGCCAGGCGAGTTACTAAAAGAAGAATTCCTGGAGCCGATGGGGATTTCTCAATACCGCTTGGCCAAAGAGATTGGGGTGCCTGCTCAGAGGATCGGCCAGATTATTGCCGGAAAGCGTTCGATAACCGCCGACACGGACCTGCGACTTTGTCGCTTCTTTGGTTTGTTCAATGGCTACTGGTTGCGAGCTCAGACAGCCTACGACACTGAGATTGCGGAAGATGCCCTTGAAGAACAGTTGAAGAATATTCGTCCCTGGAGTGCTGTATCGGAAATCGGGCACAGGGCATAACCAACGGCTGCACAGTGCCTCCAATGACGCCCTGACCTGGTTGGCCCCGCATCCCAAGCGCGGCCAGGAGGCGATGGATGCCATCGGCGTATTGCCCTTCGTGTGTGGCGTGCTGGTGCATGATCATTGGAAGCCCTACTACCGCTACTCGGATTGCCGGCATGTCCTGTGCAATGCCCATCATCTGCGGGAATTGACGGCGGTCTGGGAAAACGACCACCAGCGCTGGGCCAAGTCGCTCCATGACCTGCTGTTGGCCATGAGCCGAGCGGTGGATGCCGCCGGCGACTGCCTCTGCGCCGATGAGGCCCAGCGCTGGCGAGCGCGTTACCGACGCTGCCTGGCGGCGGGCGACGCCGAGTGCCCGCCACCGGCAAAGCCACCGCCCGGGACGCGCGGGCGTGCCAAACGCACAAAAGCGCGCAACCTGCTGGAACGTCTCCAGGCGTACGAGGACGACGTGCTGCGTTTTCTCGAGGATCCCGCCGCGCCTTTCACCAACAACCAGGGGGAGCGCGACCTGCGGATGACCAAGGTGCAGCAGAAGATCTCGGGCTGTTTTCGCGCCTGGGAGGGCGCCGAGATCTTCTGCCGGATGCGCAGCTTCCTCTCCACCGCGGTCAAGCAAGGCATGGCGGCGCATACGGCGCTGGAGCAACTGTTTGCCGGCGAGGTGCCCACCTTCATGCGACAGGACGACCAGGATCAGGCGGCATGAGCTGAATAGTTACCCATTTTCTTAAAAGTGCTGTCCTCAAGAAATCAGCGCTCGCCGATCAGTGAGGTGAGAAAGCGCTGGCGGCGTTCGGCGTCGTTCAGCGGCTGGGCGAGCAGGTGAACGAGCTTGGTGATTGCCGCTTCGGGCGTCATGGCATCGGCGGGCAGCACGCCGGCGTCGATCAGGCCCTGTCCGGCAGCGTAGGTGTTCATCGAAACCGGCCCGTGCGGGCACTGGCTGATCGCGGCGATCAGCTTGCCTGCGCCGCTGGCCTGAGCGAGCAGCCCGGTCAGCGCCGGATCGGCGGGAATGTTGCCGCTGCCCCAGACTTCCAGCAACGCGCCCCGAACATGATCGTCGAGCAGCCAGCTTTTAAGCAGGCGCGCCGATAGCCCAGGCCAGAGCGCGATACGTACCACGGGCGACTCTTCAAAGGATGAATAATCGGCGAGTTCGAAGCGCGGCAGGCCACGCTGCTGGGCATCCAGGCCTCGGGAGGGGTAGAGCACCGGCTGATTGTCGACGAGTTCGCCGAGGAGTGGATAATTGGGGCTGGCAAAGCCATCGAAGGCATGAGTGTGCCATTTGCGGGTGTGCGCGCCGCGCAGCAATTTGCCGGCGAAGCACACGGCGACTTCCTGAAGGTTCCGGCAGGCGGCGAAGCGCAGCGCGGCTTCGATGTTGCCCGGCGCATCGCTGTCCTCGGCTTCCAGGGGGCGCTGGGCACCGGTGACCACCACCGCACGGTCGATGCCCTGCAACTGATAGGCCAGGCTCGAGGCCGTCCAGGCCAATGTGTCGGTGCCATGCAGCACGACGAAACCGCTGTAGCGTGGCGAACCCGCATCCGTAGCCGAATAGGCGCCGGCGATATCCTGCGCCAGGCGCTGCCAGTCGGCAGGCGTGGCGGCGCTCGAGTCGATCGGCGCGGCGTACTGCACCACCTCGAAGGCGGGCAGCGATGCCTGGCGGGCCGGCGGCAACGCTTCAAGGGCCGTGCGCAGGCGGCTTTCGATGTCATGGCCCGGGACGAGGCCGCGCGGGCCTTCCTGCATGCCCAGGGTGCCGCCGGTATAGATGACGAGGATGGAAGAAGAATGCATGTCAGCGTTTCAGGTCGCGGTAAAAGTTCTCGTGACTGCCGAGCGTCAGCACGCAGAAGCTGCATTAATCGGGCTGCCCGAATATGTATTCGGTTAGTTCGTTATCCTTAGCTTCCAGCTCGGCCAGTAGTGTTTCGTTGATGAAGGTAAAGGAGAGTTGGGGGGGTTCCTCGGCGATCCGGTCAATGCGAGTCCAATAATCGACCTGCTTAGGTGTGAACATAGCCATCTCTCCTTTTCAATGGGGTCCATTGTGGCGCAAAAGGCGGTGCTAAAGCACTGATAGCGCCATCAGCGCCCGCTCATCGCCTGCGGCAGATTAGGTGACGATGGCCGGAAAGAGCGTGATCAGCGCGACGCCGAGCGCCATCAGGAAGAAGAACGGCAGCGCGGCGCGGGCGATGCTGAGGATGTTCTTGCCGGTCATGCCCTGCAGAACGAACAGGTTGAAGCCCACCGGCGGGGTGATCTGCGACATCTCGACGACGATCACCAGGTAGATGCCGAACCAGCTCAGTTCGATGCCGGCGGCCTCGACCTTCGGCAGCAGAATCGAGGTGGTCAGCACCACCACCGAGATACCATCGAGAAAGCAGCCGAGCACGATGAAGAACAGCGTGAGTGCCAACAGCAGCATGTAGGGCGAGAGATTCTGCGCGGCGATCCAGGAGGCCAGATCGCCGGGCAGACCGGTAAAGCCCATCGCCGCGGTGAGAAACGACGCCCCGGCAAGAATGAAGGCGATCATCGTGGCGGTGCGTACCGCGCCCAGAGTGGCCGCCACGAAGGTCGCCCAGGGCATCTGGCCCTGTACTCGGGCCAATGCCAGCGAGAGCATGACGCCTACCGCCGCGGCCTCGGTGGGTGAGGCAAGGCCGGCGTAGATCGAGCCGATGACGCCGACGATCAGCACCAGCATGGGAATCAGACTCCGCGAGCGACGGAATTTTTCGCCCAGCGTGGTAGACGCTTCGGCCGCCGGGACGCGCTCGGGAAAGCGCCACGCCCAGAGCATCAGGTAGCCGGCGACCCGCCTGTTGGCTAATTCTGCGGCCAGGCAACGCACTGCCGATCGGCAGTCGTGTTTTGCCGGTCGGTTGTCGATACTATGAAGATGCCATGCGCCAGGGAGGTTTGCCATGCCCGCGCTGTTAGTCAATGCCGATATGGGCGAAAGCTACGGTGCCTGGACGCTGGGTGCCGACGATCGGGTCATGCCGCATGTCGATCTGGCCAACGTCGCCTGCGGCTTTCACGCCTCGGACCCCGACGTGATGCGACGCACGGTCAGGCTGGCGGTGGCCAATCGGGTCGCCGTGGGTGCGCATCCGGCCTATCCGGATCTGCAGGGTTTCGGCCGCCGTTCGCTGGCCTGCTCGTCGGCGGAGATCGAGAACCTGATGCTTTACCAGCTGGGCGCGCTGGCGGCGATGTGCCGCGCCGAGGGCACGCGTTTGCGTTACGTCAAACCCCACGGCGCGCTGTATAACGACATGATGCGCGACGAGGCGCGATTGACAGCGGTGCTGCGCGGGGTGGCGGCCTTCGATCCGGACCTGCCGGTGATGGTGATGGCGACTCGCGATCCCGGCCCGGCCAAGGCGCTGGCCGAGCCGTTGGGCGTTACGCTGTGGTTCGAGGCATTCGCCGATCGTGCCTACGACGGCCAGGGGCGGCTGGTGTCGCGCCGCGAGCCGGGCGCGGTCCATCACGATCCCGAAGCGATCGTCGACCAGGCGCTGCGCATCGCACACGGCCAGCCACTCGTCGCCAGTGACGGTAGCGAGCTGGTGCTCGAGGCGCAGACGCTGTGCGTCCACGGCGACAACCCCGAGTCGATTGCCGCCGTGCGGGCGATTCGCGAGGCGCTCGGCGAACGCGAGCCGTTGGAATGAGCGAGGCGATAATGACAAAGCTGCCGCGGCTGGAGTCGGCCGGGCTGGATGGCTGGCTGGTGCGCCTGTTCGAGTCCATCGACGAAGCCAACATGTCCTGGATCACGGCGTTGATGGCTGCCTGCGAAAAGTCTTTCGGCGCGGCGCTGATCGACCTGGTGCCGTCCTATACCAGCGTGCTGGTGCACTACGATGTGATGCGCCTGGAGGCGGGCGAGGCGCGCGAGCGCTTGATCCGCATCCTCGCCGAGCTGGCGCCCGACGCGAACGATGCAGGCGGTGAGGTCAAGGAGCTGCCGGTGTGGTACGACGAGTCGGTGGGCCCCGAACTTGTCCGGCTGCAGGAATCGAGCGGGTTGAGTCGCGAGGCGGTTATCGCCGCGCATGGCGAGCCCGAGTACCGGGTCTTTGCGCTGGGTTTCGCGCCCGGCTTCGCGTTCATGGGCCGGCTTGCCGACGAGCTGGTGCTGCCGCGGCTGGAAACCCCGCGCCAACAGGTGCCCGCCGGCAGCGTGGGCGTCGCCAATCGCCAGACCTCGGCCTATCCGCGGGTCTCGCCGGGCGGCTGGAATCTGATCGGGCGCACCGCGGCGCGTTTGTTCGACCGTCAGCGCGAAGGCTTCAGCCTGTTGCGGGTCGGCGATCGGGTACGCTTCGTCGCCGTCGACCGCGACGAATTCGAACGCCTGGGCGGCGACGTCTCGCCGCTCGAGACAAGGAATGCGAAGCGCTGATGAGCGAAATGACGGCACTGCGTGTCGAGCGCGCCGGCCCTTTGGCGCTGCTCCAGGATGCCGGGCGCTTCGGCGTGCGGCGGCTGGGCGTGACTCAGGGCGGGCCGCTCGATTTGCACGGCTGGGCCTGGGCCAACGCCCTGCTGGGCAATTCCTGGGGCGCACCGGCGCTGGAGATCGCGCTGGGCGGTGGGCTGACCCTGATCGCCGAGAGCGACAGCACGCTGGCGCTGGCCGGCGGCGATCTTTCGGCAACGCTCGATGGCGAGCCGCTATTGCCGTGGCAGAGCTTCTCGATTCGAGCCGGCCAACGTTTGACGTTTGCCGCGCCGAAGACGGGGGTGCGCGCCTACCTGGCCGCGCCGGGCGGCTTTCAGGCCGAGCCGGTGCTGGGCAGCGTGGCGAGCGTGGTGCGCGAGGAGCTTGGCGGATTCGACGGCTACGGGCGCACGCTCAGGGCGGGCGACAGGCTGGAGTTCCGCCCCGCCGCACGCGCCTTGAGGGAGGTGCCCCAGGATCGACGTGTCGATTACACTTCCGCGCCGCTGCTGGCGTTGATCCCCGGCGCGCAGATCGGCGATTTCGGCGGGGTGAGCCTGTATCGCGCCTTCAACCAGGACTGGCGGGTCGATGAGCGCGCCGATCGCATGGGTATACGGCTCACCGGCACGCCATTGGCCTGTGCGGTGGACAGCATGATTTCGGAGGGGATCGCGCTGGGCGCGGTGCAGGTGCCGCCCGACGGCCAGCCGATCGTGCTGCTCAATGACCGCCAGACCATCGGCGGTTACCCGCGGCTGGGGGCGTTGACGCCGCTGGCCTGCTCGCGACTGGCGCAGTGCGCGCCGGGGCAGTCGGTCCGCTTCGTCGCGCAATCCCTGTACCGGGCGCAGAGGGAGCACCGCCGCTTCATGGCCGGCTTTGCAAGCGACGCGCCGTTCAGCCGCGACGGGTGATCAATCGCCCCTGGTCGTCGATGGCCAGCTGGCGCTGACGCCCGGCGAGCAGCGAACACAGCGCCGCCGCGCCGATGAAGCCCATCAACACCAGCGTCAGCCGATTCATGCTGTCGCTGAACTCGATCAGACTGCCGACCAGCAGCGGTGCCAGCGACGACAAGGCCGGGCGTAGAGTGAGCGCGACCAGGATCATCAGCCCGAGAAAGGGCAGTAGCCCTCGCCAGGCAGCGTCATGGGTCCTGGCTGGCCCTTAGCGTGAGCGGTGGCCACGCCGGTTGGACGCCGTTTTATCGTCTAGTCGTGCAGGCTCGCGCGATTCGAGCGAGAAAAACGGCGCGGTCGATTGCGCCGTCATCGTCTTGGCGCGTATCTCGCTGACGTCTTCGCTGCTGACCAGGCACGGGTGGCCGTCGACCTGGCTGGGCAGGGCGACCAAACGGCCGTCGTACAGCCAGCAGCGCTGTGGCGTCCAGGCGATCTGCCAGTGGCGACCGCGCCAGTTGGCGTCACGATCACTGTAGAGCTGGAAGTCGTCCTGCGGGATCAGCGCCGCGAACTGCCCGGCATTGAGCAGGGCGCCATGTTCCTTCATGCGTACGGCACCTTGAAAGCTGCCGTCGCGTAGCCGTTTCATCAGCTGTGAGGTGCTGCCTCGGGCCTCGACGGCGGCTTCGCCACATACATGCAGCAATCCTTCGTCGAGCTGCTTGACGACCCAGATCGTTTGCCATGTCTTGCGTCGGCGTTTCAGCCAGTTGCCAAAACCCACGGGCAGTTCCCTTGTCGGTTGCACATGCCGGCTCGCATCGCGCGTAAATAACGTCACGGACCGAGTGGCTCTCTCGGTCCGGTTTTTATCAGTGATTTCAATCGCTTATGCGTCTTGTTGGTGGGCGCCATTCTACTCGGCTTTGGCGGCTCTGCCACCGCTGGCATGTTCGGGCCTTACAGTTCATGTCCCAGAATGACTTGGCAGATGGTGGAGAAGTTGCGCGCCTCCGGCGGACGATCGAGCGTGATGCCCAGGGCGCGTCCGATATCGGCCGCCGAGACCAAGCCGCGCACGCACTGGCTGCCCTGTCCATCAGTCTCGGTGATCAACAGGTGTTGGTCGCCAAAGGCCTTCAGCGCTTCGACCAGTTCGCCGACGGTGATGCGCTCCAACCGGGCGAGAGGCAGGCCGTGGAGTTCCTGGCGCGGGGTCTGGACCATTTCAACCGTCACCTCGGGACGTTCGACCTGGTACTGATGCATCGCCAGGGTCACCCGCCGGCCGCCGATCAGTTCGCGGGCGGTGATCACGCCGCTCAGCTGGTTGCTGGCGTCGATCACGAACAGCAGTCGCACGCCGCCCTGTTTCATCAGATCCAGGGCATGGGATATCGAACTCGAAGCACCGATCGTGAAGGCGCCGGTCTGCGAGAAGTCGGTCAGCAGGGCGCGGGCAGGGCTATCGATATCGAGGCTGGTGACCGCCATCGGGCGGCGTATGCTGACGTTCTTGTCGAGGGGCTCCAGGTTCAATGTCGGGCCGGCAAGGTGCGGTGATGCTGTAGTCATGGTCTTGCTCCTTGATGTGCGACGAAGGAAAGGCATCCGAGGCGATGACAAGTTCAAGTTCTGTCTCGTGATGCCGATTGATACAGGGTCATTTCATGTACTTGGCCAGATCGCCCCGCACGCTGTCCAGAAAGGTCACGAAATGCGTGTCGCGCTGGTCGTCGTGACGATCGATGCGACAACCCAGCTGCATGTCGCGCTGGATCAGGATCTCGTCGAATATTTCCAGGGTGATCTTGTTCGGGGAGTGTTGCGCGGGATCGACGAAGCCGGCCTCGAGAGTAAAGCCTTCCATGAGCGTGGCGCGAACGCGGGTCGTCCCGCCCTCGGCGAGGACTCGGCGTACGAACAGCCAGCCTTCACATGCCAGTGCCGTGGCGTCTTCCCGCTGACGACGAAACAGCGTGCGATAACAGGCGCCTTCCTGGACGCCCTTGTCGGCCATGCTGCGATACCCCTGAGTCACCCGGGACGCCATCGCACCCGAATCGGCGAGCTTGCGCAGTGCCGCCGCATGTTCACGCTGCAGTTGATCCTGACGCTGAAAGCGCTGCCAGCGGCGGTAGTCGGCGATAACGGAGGTCGCGTCGTCCATCGGGTGTCCTTGGCTGAAAAATTCGACCACGCGGGGCCAAGCTTGGCACCCGCCCGGTTGGTGCAGGATGAAGCAATTGGCCAAATATGATGGCCCAGCGTACTTGCCATGGCCAGCCCGCGATCATTCTCGCTGATAACCGTAGAGACCCTAAAGTACCGGCGTAGTTCGGCCGATACATTGATTAGATTGCCTAAACCGCGCCTTTTCGCTGAGTAGCGAAGCGCAAGCGGCTGGTTAAATGGCGCAGACTTCAGGGGACTACCATGGCGAGCATTTCATCACTGGGTATCGGTTCGGGGCTGGACCTCAATGGTCTGCTTGATCAACTCGAGGCCGGCGAGCGGCAGAAGCTGTCGCCGATCACTACCCAGCAGTCCAGCTACAAGACCAAGATTTCCGCCTTCGGCCAGCTCGAGTCGGCGCTGGACAAGCTCCAGCAGGCCGTCGGCAAGCTGACCAAGACAGACGGTTTTCAAGCCGTGTCGTCCTCGGTCACCGGCGAGGGAGTAACCGCTGGCGCGCAGACGAGTGCCGTCCCAGGTAGTTATCAGGTCAGTGTGTCGCAATTGGCGCAGGCTCATTCCGTTGCCAGCGGCCAAATGAGCGATACTACCAGTGCGCTGGGGGCAACCGGGTTTACCATCACTCAGACTTCCGGCAAGGGGACGACCACCTCGATCGATCTGGCCTTGACGGGCGACGAATCCCTCGAGGATCTGCGCGACAAGATCAATGCACAGGACGGTGATGTTGGCGCATCGATTATCAACGATGGCTCGGGCTATCGTCTCGTCCTCAACGCCAAGGATACCGGTGCTGCCTCCGAGATGACGGTGGCCATGTCCGGCGCCGATGCGGCGACCAACGCCAAGTTTACATTTGATCCGAACGCTGCGGCTGGCGATATAGACAATATGTCCCAGACGGTAACGGCTCAGGATGCGGCGCTCAAGGTGAATGGTGTTGCCATTACCAGTGCGTCCAATGAGGTCGAGGAAGCCATCCAAGGCGTGACGCTGAATATTTCTTCGCTCGTAGACGAGTCGTCGCCGGCGACGGTCAAGGTGGCTCGCGATGAAGCGGGTATCAAGAAAGGCGTGCAATCCTTTGTAGATGCCTACAACTCGTTGCAGAAAAGCATCGGTTCGCTATCGTCATACGATAGTGACAGTGGCACTGCCGGCACCTTGCTGGGCGATGGCACCCTGCGCAGTGTCGAATCCCAGCTGCGACGCGTCATGAGTGGCGCCGAAGAGGGCGCGTTCAGCATGCTCTCGGACATCGGCGTCGAGTTGACCCTGGAGGGCACGCTGAAGGTCGATGACGAAAAACTTTCCGGGGCCATCAGCGATAACTTGTCGGGGCTGCAGCAGTTCTTCATGGGCAGTGGCGGAGCGGGTGAAGGGCTGGCCGGTAAGCTGGACGGTGCGCTGGGGACGATGCTGGATGACAAGGGGCTCATCGATTCCGCCACGACGGGCTACGAAGATCGTATCGATGCGCTGAAAGAGCGCTATACGCGTACCGAAGAGAGTATCAACAATACCGTCGAGCGTTACCGTCAGCAGTTTGCCCAGATGGATTCGCTGGTATCGCAGATGAATTCCACCATGAGCTATCTAAGCCAGCAGTTCGACGCCATGAAAGCACAGACATCGCAGTAACCGAACAAGGGATCAGAAACGATGAGTACAATGCGTGGCGCAAATGCTTATGCGCGCATGGGCGTGGAAACCGGCGTGATGTCGGCCAGCCCGCACCAGTTGATCGTCATGCTGTTCGACGGTGCCCAGGCGTCGCTGCGGGCGGCACGGCTGCACTTGCAGCAGGGCAACATGGCCGAGAAGGGCAAGGCGCTTTCCAAGGCGATCGACATCGTCAACAACGGGTTGTCGGCGTCGCTGGATCACGACAAGGGCGGCGAAATTGCCGGTCGGCTGGCGTCGCTCTATGACTATGTGGTGCGCTTGCTGATGCAGGCCAACTTGCATAATGATTTACAGCGGATCGATGAAGCCGCACGGCTGCTCGACGATATCGGTACTGCCTGGCGCGATATAGCGCCTGCGGCAAGGAGCTAACGACGCATGACGGCGGCAAGAGACGTGATCGCGGAATACGAGCAATTATTGTTGCGCTCGACGCAGATGCTTGGGCTGGCGCGCGAAGGTGACTGGGCGCGTCTGGTCGAGGAGGAGTCGGCGTATGTCGTGGCCGTGGAAACCCTCAAGCACAGCGACGCCAATGGTTCACTGGATGCAAGGGGCATGACCCGCAAGGCGGAAGTGCTCGAGCGTATCCTCGAGCAGGATGTGGAAACACGTCGTCGGCTCGAAGCGCGCCGCGAGGAACTCAGTGAACTGATCGGCGGCAATCGCCGCCAGCTCAATGCCAATCGCGCCTATCGTGCGGGCAGCGCTATGGCGGTGCCGATCGGACAAGGGCGTAAGTGAGCGGCGTCATCACGCCGATTATTGATACCCTGCTTCATCAGGTGCTGGGTAAGCGCAGCAGCGTGCCCAGCAACCTGGATGTCATCGAGCCGGTAAAACCGATGGCGCCGGGCAGCGCTGCGCAGGCTTTGAAGAGTGACTCACGGTTGGAGCCGGGGCGCGCTGGCGCTGCATTGCAGCCCGGATTCAAGGAAGGGGAGCCCTCGACACCGCGGCAGATGCCCGTGGTTCCATCATCGACGGCAATGCATTTCAGTCCGGCAGCCCGCACCATTGCCGATATTCTGGTCAAGTTTCCCGCCCCCCCTTCGGTCATTTCACCGGCAACGTCCCTGCTGGCCAAGCCGGATACCGCCAACGTGCCGTTGCTGGCGGCTAGCCTGCAAGACAGTATTGAAAGCAGTGGTCTATTCTACGAGTCGCGTCTTGCCCGCTGGTTTCGTGGTGAGCTTCCGCGTGCCGTTCTGATGCGCGAGCCACAGATGCAGTTGCAGGCACAATTGCAGGGCGGTGTGCTGCCGGATGGCAGCGGGCGAACGTCGCAGGGCGCTATGCCGGCTTTGGCACAGTCGCGCCTGATGCCGATGACGGCGCAGCGGGGTGAGGGGCCGTCGCCCTTGACGCCGCCGCCTGCCACATCGGCGGCAAATGGAGCCGCCAGTGGCCCAGCGGCGGCGGCAATGCCTGGCGTCGAAGCGATGCGTACGGCAGCCGAGGCCGGATCGGCCCGGGACGTGGACCCTGCCCGCCCTCCTGAATTCGCCGATGAGACGTTACAGCGTGTGGTCCGTCATCAACTCGAGCTATTGGTGACGCCGACCCTGCGTTGGGAAGGCGATATCTGGTCGGGGCTATTCATGGCGCTGACGCTGCAATTTCCGGCGGGACTTCAGGAGCGCGATGCCCGGGGCGAGCAGGAGGGCGACGATGAGTTGCCCTGGCATAGCCGGATCAGCCTGCAGCTTGCCAACCTGGGTGAGCTCGATGTGCAGCTGCAATTACGCAACCGTTCCTTGTCGTTGGCCATTCATGCCGATCAACAGGATTCCCTGGACGCCTTGAAGCGCTCTCAGACGACGTTCGAGGAGCGCTTGTATCGGTGCGGTTTCGAGAGTGTCCGCGTCAGTGTCCTGCCGGGCACTGACGCGGATGACGCCTCCGATGG
The genomic region above belongs to Halomonas zincidurans B6 and contains:
- a CDS encoding HigA family addiction module antitoxin; its protein translation is MRNIEAVTPGELLKEEFLEPMGISQYRLAKEIGVPAQRIGQIIAGKRSITADTDLRLCRFFGLFNGYWLRAQTAYDTEIAEDALEEQLKNIRPWSAVSEIGHRA
- a CDS encoding 5-oxoprolinase subunit PxpA, with the protein product MPALLVNADMGESYGAWTLGADDRVMPHVDLANVACGFHASDPDVMRRTVRLAVANRVAVGAHPAYPDLQGFGRRSLACSSAEIENLMLYQLGALAAMCRAEGTRLRYVKPHGALYNDMMRDEARLTAVLRGVAAFDPDLPVMVMATRDPGPAKALAEPLGVTLWFEAFADRAYDGQGRLVSRREPGAVHHDPEAIVDQALRIAHGQPLVASDGSELVLEAQTLCVHGDNPESIAAVRAIREALGEREPLE
- a CDS encoding integrase core domain-containing protein; translation: MAWMVSHKENAALAQQLFQEAVDRYGIPQGALTLHQDRGSPMIARSYLDLMGELGVTCSHSRPRVSNDNPFSESQFKTSKYQPDYPGRFESIVHARQWYRAYVDWYNLQHPHSGRAGFTPEQVFTGRYREIAEVRQRALDDSFEAHPERFLRGRPKVAMPPASVSINPVQPDDDDPAPYSVVNFPTLAAASGSATKSTLIFNDLSESG
- a CDS encoding transposase, which produces MPKPPTELPDHQVTPNPKLEKRTRRQFSTEYKLRILAEADACRHGELGELLRREKLYSSQLTTWRQELAENGVEKLHKTAPGPTPSKTPEQKRIEALERENARLQQRLSTAEDCLSLQKKRYRCSIA
- the pxpB gene encoding 5-oxoprolinase subunit PxpB — its product is MTKLPRLESAGLDGWLVRLFESIDEANMSWITALMAACEKSFGAALIDLVPSYTSVLVHYDVMRLEAGEARERLIRILAELAPDANDAGGEVKELPVWYDESVGPELVRLQESSGLSREAVIAAHGEPEYRVFALGFAPGFAFMGRLADELVLPRLETPRQQVPAGSVGVANRQTSAYPRVSPGGWNLIGRTAARLFDRQREGFSLLRVGDRVRFVAVDRDEFERLGGDVSPLETRNAKR
- a CDS encoding asparaginase, producing the protein MHSSSILVIYTGGTLGMQEGPRGLVPGHDIESRLRTALEALPPARQASLPAFEVVQYAAPIDSSAATPADWQRLAQDIAGAYSATDAGSPRYSGFVVLHGTDTLAWTASSLAYQLQGIDRAVVVTGAQRPLEAEDSDAPGNIEAALRFAACRNLQEVAVCFAGKLLRGAHTRKWHTHAFDGFASPNYPLLGELVDNQPVLYPSRGLDAQQRGLPRFELADYSSFEESPVVRIALWPGLSARLLKSWLLDDHVRGALLEVWGSGNIPADPALTGLLAQASGAGKLIAAISQCPHGPVSMNTYAAGQGLIDAGVLPADAMTPEAAITKLVHLLAQPLNDAERRQRFLTSLIGER
- a CDS encoding type II toxin-antitoxin system RelE/ParE family toxin → MIISFKCKDTEKLASGRRVRRFVNFERVALRKIRQLQAASQLDDLRVPPGNMLEPLPGDRQGQHSIRINRQFRVCFRWTKAGAEDVEIVDYH
- a CDS encoding TA system antitoxin ParD family protein, with translation MFTPKQVDYWTRIDRIAEEPPQLSFTFINETLLAELEAKDNELTEYIFGQPD
- a CDS encoding biotin-dependent carboxyltransferase family protein, which translates into the protein MTALRVERAGPLALLQDAGRFGVRRLGVTQGGPLDLHGWAWANALLGNSWGAPALEIALGGGLTLIAESDSTLALAGGDLSATLDGEPLLPWQSFSIRAGQRLTFAAPKTGVRAYLAAPGGFQAEPVLGSVASVVREELGGFDGYGRTLRAGDRLEFRPAARALREVPQDRRVDYTSAPLLALIPGAQIGDFGGVSLYRAFNQDWRVDERADRMGIRLTGTPLACAVDSMISEGIALGAVQVPPDGQPIVLLNDRQTIGGYPRLGALTPLACSRLAQCAPGQSVRFVAQSLYRAQREHRRFMAGFASDAPFSRDG